The genomic DNA TACTGCAATTTCTAGAAAGTATGATGTTACCGCCATTTTCTTTGACGGTCGTGGCGGTCCACCAGCTCGTGGTGGAGGAAAAACACATAATTTCTATGCGTCGTTAGGACCAACAATTGAAGATAAAGAAGTACAACTTACTATTCAAGGCCAAACTATTAGCTCTAATTTTGGAACATTGGATTCTTCTCAATATAATTTAGAACAACTAATAACTTCTGGTATTCATAATAGTTTTAGCGATAATGATTTAAGCATGCTTCCTGAAAACAGAGTCGTTATGGATGATATTGCAAACCTTAGTTACGAAGCTTATGTTGCGTTTAAAGCACATCCAAAATTCATTTCCTATTTAGAACACATGAGTACATTAAAGTATTATGCTAAAACAAATATAGGAAGTCGCCCATCTAAAAGAGGAAAAGCTAAAGGTTTAGTTTTTGAAGACTTAAGAGCTATACCGTTTGTAGGCTCATGGAGCCAATTAAAACAAAATGTTCCAGGATTTTTTGGTGTTGGTACTGCTTTAAAAAAATATGAAGATGCAGGAGAGTTTGATAAAGCTCAACGCTTATTTAAAACATCGGATTTCTTTAAAACATTAATTGAAAACAGTATGATGTCTTTATCGAAATCATTTTTCGATTTAACAAAATACATGGCCGAAGATCCAGAATATGGTGCTTTTTGGAAAGTTATTTATAATGAATACGAAACCACAAAACGACTTATATTAAAGCTTACAGGATATAAAGAATTAATGCAAGAAGAACCTGCCGGAAAAGCATCTATAGCTGTTAGAGAGTCTATTGTACTACCTTTATTAACGATACAGCAATATGCTTTAAAAAAGATTCAGGAACTTGAAAAAGCAGAAGTTAAAGACGAAGAGCAAATTAAAATATTTGAAAAAATAGTAACACGCTCTTTATTTGGAAATATAAATGCAAGCCGAAATTCAGCTTAAAAATCACAAACAGTTTATATTAAAAAACCTCGATACGTTATGTATCGAGGTTTTTTCTAACTAACTAATTTAGCGAGCAATTACAATACTCACTAAATATTTTATATACTTTTAGTTATCTTAATGTTTTCTTTCCTTTTTCTTTGGTTCTAATTTTATAAGCTTCATCAATAGTGGAAATAAAAATTCTACCATCACCTATTGCTCCAGTAGAAGCAGACTCTAATATTGCTTTTATTGTTACAGCTTTAAAATCGTCGTTTACAATTATTGATAAGTAACATTTTTTACTGTTTTCTTTATTTGCTTCAGAAGAGATTAAATCTAACACATCTTGATTTTCATTATCAATACTAATCACATCCCAATGGGTAAAAAAGTTTACACCTACGCTTTGCAGTGCTTCCTGAACAACTGAAAATTTTGATTTTCTAATAATAGCTTCTACTTTTTTCATTTCAACTTAAAATTAAAGACATTATAGTTCTTAAAACAAATGTCTTAAGAACTATAATATTTAGAGTTAATACACTACTAATCTATCCTCTATCTCTTTTTCCTGGATATGCTATTTCACCATGTTCAGACAAGTCTAAACCTACTCTTTCTTCTTCTTCAGTTACACGAAGTCCAATTGTAGATTTTAATATTTTAAATACTATAAATGATAACACAATAGACCAAACAGCATAAGCTAAAACTCCAATAGCTTGAGAGCCCAATTGACTAGCGCCACCACCATTAAACAATCCTATTCCCGCATCACCATCTATTCCCCAAAGACCAATTACTAAGGTTCCCCAAGCACCAGCGACACCGTGTACAGAAACAGCTCCAATGGCATCATCAATTTTTAATTTTTTCTCTATAAATTCTATTGAAAAAACAACTATAACTCCTCCAATTAAACCTGCAAAGACAGCGCCAATTGCAGACATGTTTCCACATCCTGCAGTTATACTTACTAAACCAGCTAAAGCACCATTTAAGGTTTGAGGCAAATTAGGTTTACCGTACCAAATCCAGGTTGTAATTAAAGCACCCAATCCTCCAGCAGCAGCAGCTAAATTTGTAATTAAAACTACATTAGATGCTCCTATAGCATCTGCGCCACCCCAAGCAAGTTGAGATCCTCCGTTAAAACCAAACCAACCTAACCAAAGTACAAACACTCCTAAGGTCGCTAATATTTGATTGTGTCCTGGAATTGGCAATACTTTTCCATCTACATATTTTCCAATTCTTGGTCCTACCATATATGCAGCTACTAATGCTGCCCAACCACCAACTGAATGTACAATTGAAGATCCTGCAAAATCAATAAATCCTAATTCGGTTAACCAACCAGAACCTTGCCATTGCCAACCTCCAGCTATTGGATAAATTAAAGCAGTCATTACAAGTGAAAATATTGCGTAAGTAGAATACTTTGTTCTTCCTGCTATGGCTCCAGAAACAATTGTTGCTGCTGTTGCCGCAAACATGGTTTGAAAAAATAAATCTGCACCTTCACCTTGCATTAATCCACTCCAGAAAAACCATCCGTTAGATGTGTCTCCATACATTAATGAGTAACCCACCAACCAATAGGTTAATGAACCAACACAAATATCTAGCAAGTTTTTCATGGCAATATTTGCTGCATTTTTAGAACGCGTCATTCCTGTTTCGACTAAAGTAAATCCTGCCTGCATAAAAAATACTAGAATCCCTGAAAGTAACATCCAGAGCATTCCTAAATCTCCATTTATTGCATTTACAGCATTTTCAACATCTTTTGTAGTAGCAGCTACAGTTTCTTGAACTGCTATAAAATTTGGTAAAATTGATAAAAAATTATCCATAATATGTAATTATTGTTAGTTTATAGTTAGTTATTGTTTTATTAAAATTTATAAATGGCAGCAACAACAAAAGATCCTAAGCTTTTAGTTGCCATTAAATCGGTATCGATAAAAATATCTTCAGAGCCACTATCAAATCTAAATTCTGGTTTTATAATTAAATCTTCTACAGTATAACTTCCTGTTAATGTTACAGCAACAACACTTAAATTATCTTCTACAAATTCACTTTGCTCTTGAAAATACTCTCCTCTAAGACCTAATGAAAATGAGTCACTAAAACTATATTGCGGGTATAAGTCCGCACCATAAAATCCTTCTCCGTCATTATCTGCATAAGCAGCATTTATTCCTAAAAAGAAATTATCAGACACATCAAAACCTCCAGTATAATCTACTTCAAAACCTAAACCAGCATCGTCATACAAGAAGTTTAAATATTGACCACTATATCCTAGTTGTGCACCTACAGCATAGCTTCCATTAGGGTTAAACTCGGTAACATCTGTCTGGTTAAACACGCCAAGCATTAAGCTAAAATCTTCAGATAAAGTAAAATCTGCTTTTAAACCTGTGTGAGAAAACGGACCATTTGAAAACAGATATGACGTACTGTAATTGAAATTTCCAACTGGAGATATTACTTCATAGCCCAAATAAGTATTAAACTTTCCTAAGGTTAATTTTGTGTTTTCGCTAATATTGTAAAAAGCAAAAAGCTGATTTAAAACTGTAGCACTTGCAGCTTCTCCTCGTGGCCCAAACACTAAATCTGCCACAGCTCCTACTTTTCCTTTTTCATAAGAGGCGATTATATTTCCCATTCCTAAAGAAAATCCTGCTGTATCTGCAAAAGATGTTCCTGGAGCAATATGGTTTTCATCATTGGGAGCAGTAAAATTAGTTCGATAGTAGGTATCTACGCTTCCTTCAAAAGCAAATTTTTTCTCTGATGAATTAGAATTTTCTTCTTGAGCTATTAAAGTAACAGATAGCAATAAAAGCAATAGGGTAAACAACTGTTTCATAAAAATGATATTTTGGTTAATAAACCCTTCAAATCTATGTTAAAAAATTGTTAACCCATAAATTAATAGGGTTGATGCTATCATTTTTATGATTATTTAAAATTTAACCCTATTTTTTTTAGGGTATAAGAATTAAAAATCATTTTTTTGTTAAATTCACATATTCAAAAATTAAATAAATGTCAATAAAATTAAATTTTACTAAAAAATTTATAATTTATTAAGAGTTTCGAAAACGTTTTCGCAAAATAAATTAAGATTTAATAAACTTTTCTTATTGCGATTTTCTTAAAAAATTAGCTAAATATTAATTTAAAAGAAATTTAAAATGAACAAAATCAGAATTCCTAAAAAGTGAATCCACCGTTTTTAAAATCAAATTATAGCACATATCTTAGGTAAAAAACAAGGCATAAAATGCCTTTAAATTTTACTTATTATGCTTAAAAAACAAGGACTTTATTTACCAGAATTTGAACACGATAATTGTGGCGCAGGATTTATTTGCAGTTTAACAGGAAAACGATCTAATGACATTATCCATAAAGCACTTGAAATACTAGTAAAATTAGAGCATCGTGGAGCGGTAAGTTCCGATGGCGTTACAGGAGATGGAGCAGGTATTTTAATTGATATCCCTCATAAATTTTTCAAGATTTTTTGCGAATTTGAACTCCCTGAATCTGGAGACTATGCAGTGAGTAATGTTTTTCTTCCAAGAAAGGAAAATCAACGTCAATTTTGTATTGATGTTTTTGAGAAAGAAATACAAAATCAAGGACTAAAATTAATAGGCTGGAGAGACGTACCTGTTAACAGTGAGGTTTTAGGTAAAGTTGCTAAAGTGACAGAGCCTTTTGTTAAGCAAATATTTATAGGTAAAGCTAATAAAGAACAAACCGAAAGAGAATTCAATATTAAATTATATGCTGCTCGTAAAATTGCAGAACATACAATATATGACTCAAAATTATCAGAATCAAAATTCTTTTATCTACCAAGTCTATCTACAAAAATCATCATTTTTAAAGGCTTATTAATGCCAGAACATATTAATGAGTACTATTTAGACTTGTTTAATTCGGCATTAGATACGCGTTTAGCATTAGTACATCAACGCTTTTCTACCAACACATTCCCTACTTGGGACTTAGCACAACCGTTTAGATACATTTGTCATAATGGTGAAATAAATACAGTAAGAGGTAATGTGTCTAGAATGTTTTCTCGCGAGGAAATCATGGAAAGCCCATTGTTTGGTGACGATATTAAAAAGATTATACCAACCGTTTTAAAAGGAAAATCAGACTCTGCAACCTTAGATATGGTTGTTGAACTACTTTTAATGACTGGTCGTTCGCTTCCTGAAGCTATGATGATGCTAGTACCAGAAGCTTGGGAAAAAAACCCAAACATGTCGGATGCTAAAAAAGCGTTTTACGAATATAATTCTTGCCTAATGGAACCTTGGGACGGACCTGCTTCTATACCTTTTACTGATGGTAATTTTATTGGTGCTGTATTAGACAGAAACGGATTAAGACCGTCACGCTACACAGTAACTAAACTCGGTAATGTTATTATGTCTTCGGAAACTGGAGTAGTAGACATTAAACCTGAAAACGTAGAATATCACGGACGATTAGAACCAGGGAAAATGTTTTTAGTGAACATGAACGAAGGCAGAATTGTTAACGATGAGGAAATAAAAGAAGAAATTGCAACGAAACATCCATATAGAAAATGGCTGAATGAAAACCTGATTCATTTAAGAGATATTGAAGCAAAACAAGGACCAATTAAATATGATGAAATAGACCTTAAGAAACGTGAGGTTGTTTTCGGTTATACACAAGAGGATTTCAACACCATTATTCGTCCAATGGCACAATTAGGAAAAGAACCTATTGGATCTATGGGAAGTGATACTCCTATTGCTATTTTATCAGAAAAACCACAATTAATATATAATTACTTCAAACAAATTTTTGCACAAGTTACCAATCCACCATTAGATGGTATTCGCGAAGAGTTAATTACAGATATTAGTTTAACCTTAGGAAGCGATGTTAATATTTTCGATATCAATGCAGACCATTGTAAAAAACTAAAAATTCAGAATCCAGTAATCTCAAAACACGATCTAGACAAAATTAGAGATTACGATACCAACCCAGATTTTAAAGTCGAATCTATTTCCATGTTATACGAAGTAAACAGAGGATTAAACGAATTAGAAGTCGCTCTTGAAAAGCTAGTTAACAAAGCTTCAAAAGCAATAGATGAAGGTGCAAATATCATTATTCTTTCAGATAGATTTGTAGACGAAAATCATGCACCAATTCCAGCGCTTTTAGCTTGTTCTTATGTAAATCATGCGCTTCATAAATTAAAAAAACGTTCAAAAATCAGCTTAATTATTGAATCTGCAGAACCTCGTGAAGTTCATCATTTTGCCTTACTTTTTGGATATGGAGCAAGTGCTGTAAATCCTTATATAGTTAATGAAATTGTTCAGAAACAAATCGAAAACCAAGACGTCACAGATTTAGAATATTTAATTGCAATTAAAAATTATAATAAAGCGGTAGGAAAAGGCATTTTGAAGGTTATGAACAAAATCGGAATCTCAACCTTAAACTCTTACAGAGGATCTCAACTTTTTGAATGTATTGGAATTAAATCTTCTACAGTCGAAAAATATTTCCCAAATACTCCAACACGTATTCAAGGTATTGGCTTAAGGGAAATTGAACAAGAAATTGTAAAACGTCACAAAAAAGCAT from Lacinutrix sp. 5H-3-7-4 includes the following:
- a CDS encoding P-II family nitrogen regulator yields the protein MKKVEAIIRKSKFSVVQEALQSVGVNFFTHWDVISIDNENQDVLDLISSEANKENSKKCYLSIIVNDDFKAVTIKAILESASTGAIGDGRIFISTIDEAYKIRTKEKGKKTLR
- a CDS encoding ammonium transporter; the protein is MDNFLSILPNFIAVQETVAATTKDVENAVNAINGDLGMLWMLLSGILVFFMQAGFTLVETGMTRSKNAANIAMKNLLDICVGSLTYWLVGYSLMYGDTSNGWFFWSGLMQGEGADLFFQTMFAATAATIVSGAIAGRTKYSTYAIFSLVMTALIYPIAGGWQWQGSGWLTELGFIDFAGSSIVHSVGGWAALVAAYMVGPRIGKYVDGKVLPIPGHNQILATLGVFVLWLGWFGFNGGSQLAWGGADAIGASNVVLITNLAAAAGGLGALITTWIWYGKPNLPQTLNGALAGLVSITAGCGNMSAIGAVFAGLIGGVIVVFSIEFIEKKLKIDDAIGAVSVHGVAGAWGTLVIGLWGIDGDAGIGLFNGGGASQLGSQAIGVLAYAVWSIVLSFIVFKILKSTIGLRVTEEEERVGLDLSEHGEIAYPGKRDRG
- a CDS encoding outer membrane beta-barrel protein, yielding MKQLFTLLLLLLSVTLIAQEENSNSSEKKFAFEGSVDTYYRTNFTAPNDENHIAPGTSFADTAGFSLGMGNIIASYEKGKVGAVADLVFGPRGEAASATVLNQLFAFYNISENTKLTLGKFNTYLGYEVISPVGNFNYSTSYLFSNGPFSHTGLKADFTLSEDFSLMLGVFNQTDVTEFNPNGSYAVGAQLGYSGQYLNFLYDDAGLGFEVDYTGGFDVSDNFFLGINAAYADNDGEGFYGADLYPQYSFSDSFSLGLRGEYFQEQSEFVEDNLSVVAVTLTGSYTVEDLIIKPEFRFDSGSEDIFIDTDLMATKSLGSFVVAAIYKF
- the gltB gene encoding glutamate synthase large subunit; the encoded protein is MLKKQGLYLPEFEHDNCGAGFICSLTGKRSNDIIHKALEILVKLEHRGAVSSDGVTGDGAGILIDIPHKFFKIFCEFELPESGDYAVSNVFLPRKENQRQFCIDVFEKEIQNQGLKLIGWRDVPVNSEVLGKVAKVTEPFVKQIFIGKANKEQTEREFNIKLYAARKIAEHTIYDSKLSESKFFYLPSLSTKIIIFKGLLMPEHINEYYLDLFNSALDTRLALVHQRFSTNTFPTWDLAQPFRYICHNGEINTVRGNVSRMFSREEIMESPLFGDDIKKIIPTVLKGKSDSATLDMVVELLLMTGRSLPEAMMMLVPEAWEKNPNMSDAKKAFYEYNSCLMEPWDGPASIPFTDGNFIGAVLDRNGLRPSRYTVTKLGNVIMSSETGVVDIKPENVEYHGRLEPGKMFLVNMNEGRIVNDEEIKEEIATKHPYRKWLNENLIHLRDIEAKQGPIKYDEIDLKKREVVFGYTQEDFNTIIRPMAQLGKEPIGSMGSDTPIAILSEKPQLIYNYFKQIFAQVTNPPLDGIREELITDISLTLGSDVNIFDINADHCKKLKIQNPVISKHDLDKIRDYDTNPDFKVESISMLYEVNRGLNELEVALEKLVNKASKAIDEGANIIILSDRFVDENHAPIPALLACSYVNHALHKLKKRSKISLIIESAEPREVHHFALLFGYGASAVNPYIVNEIVQKQIENQDVTDLEYLIAIKNYNKAVGKGILKVMNKIGISTLNSYRGSQLFECIGIKSSTVEKYFPNTPTRIQGIGLREIEQEIVKRHKKAFHRNIEPTIEIGGDYRWRRGQEKHMFNPLTVAKLQESVRTNKASTFKEYSELINNQSKSLMTIRGLFEFDQFDPIPLEEVEPWTEIVKRFKTGAMSYGSISKEAHENLAVAMNRIGGKSNSGEGGEDQERFYKTSQGDWKNSAIKQVASGRFGVTSNYLTSANEIQIKIAQGAKPGEGGQLPGPKVNREIAKTRNSTPYVGLISPPPHHDIYSIEDLSQLIYDVKCANREARINVKLVSEVGVGTVAAGVAKAKADVILISGFDGGTGASPLTSLRHAGLPWELGIAEAQQTLVMNDLRNRVVLECDGQLKTGRDVAIACLLGAEEFGFATAPLVASGCIMMRVCHLNTCPVGIATQNPELRKKFKGKPEHVVNYMYFVAQELREIMAKLGFRTINEMVGQSQKLNRNKAIDHYKSSGIDLTPILHKVKVGEDVKLFNTYCQDHNLNVHLDFKIVKQAHQALFRRQKTHFELPITNIDRAVGAIVSNEISKIYGADGLPEDTIDIDFHGSAGQSFGAFATKGLKFTVHGNTNDYLGKGLSGGKLIIKVPEKCTITPEDNIITGNVTLYGATSGEVYINGKAGERFCVRNSGAKAVVEGIGDHGCEYMTGGVAVILGAVGRNFGAGMSGGVAYVFDEKETFKQHCNSDDLNIDPVEKVEDQLQLEQLIENHFLATGSPLARRILDDWKNYLPKFKKVLPEEYRQALLRLEQEELELV